In Pseudonocardia sp. DSM 110487, the sequence GTGCCGCGTCAGCGGCGTCGAACCTCATGCAACCCGGCGCCGGAACCGCGAAGAAGTTGCTGCTGAAAGGCGTACTGGCAGCACACCCCTCGTCCTCGGATCTGCGCCTAGCCTTCAGAGGTGGACAACCGCGCCGAGGTCAAAGAGTTCCTCAGCTCCCGGCGGGCCAAGATCACGCCGCAGCAGGCAGGCCTGGCGATCTTCGGCCGCAACCGGCGCGTGCCGGGACTGCGCCGCAGTGAGGTCGCCGACCTGGCCGGGGTCAGCGTCGAGTACTACGCCCAGCTCGAACGGGGCGACCTCCGCGGCGTCTCCGACAGCGTGCTGGAGGCCCTGGCCCGCGCCCTGAAGCTCGACGAGGCCGAGCGGGCGCACCTGACCGACCTCGCCCACGCCGCCGGCCCTGCGCCCCGCACCCGCCGCAAGCCCCCGACGCAAGCGGTCCGGCCGAGCGTGCAGCGGATCCTCGACGGCATGACCGAGGTGCCTGCCTTCGTCCTCAACGGACGCCTGGACGTCCTCGCCGCCAACCCACTGGCCGTGGCGCTGTTCGCACCCGTGTTCGCCGACCCTGCCCGGCCGGTCAACCACGCCCGGTTCAACTTCCTCGACCCCCGGGCCCATGACTTCTGGATCGACTGGGAACGCGCCGCCGACGACGCCGTGGCCACGCTGCGCACCGCAGCCGGCCGCAACCCCTACGACAAGGAACTGACGGACCTCGTCGGCGAACTGTGCACCCGCAGCGACGCCTTCCGCGTCCGTTGGGCCGCCCACGACGTCCACCTGCACCGCACCGGGATCAAACACATCCGGCACCCCGTGGTCGGTGAGCTGCACCTGTCCTACGAGGTCATGGAACTGCCCGCCGACCCGGGCCAGGCCCTTGTCGCCTTCAGCGCCGAAAAGGGCACGCCCGACGACGACGCCCTCCGGCTCCTCGCCAGCTGGGCCGCCACCCACAACCCGGCCGACGCGCTGGCGCCACCGGCTACCCCTTGATCGAACCCGCCCTGAGGTACAGCGATGCGGGTTCCGCAAGCTCGCCGAAGCGCACCTCGCCTGTCCCCTCGCGGCTCAGCCTTCCGGGTGGTCGACGCTGCGGGTGAGGCCCCGCCACTCGTCGAAGGCGGCCCGCAGGGAGTCCAGCCGTGCCGCGGCGATGTCGTACGCGGCCGTGCCCAGCAGCAGGCGCAGCGGCGGGTGCTGCGCCCCGACCGCGGTGATGAGGTGTCTGGCGGTACTTCTTCGGCCTGAACACCCGGGTCCGGCACACCCCGGAGGCCGAGGGGCCGTTCAAGGCCGCCCTGGTGGCCGACCTGCGCGCCGCCGCGGGCCGGTACCCGGCCGATCAGGCGCTGCGCCGGCTGGTCGCGGAGTTGCGCGCGAACAGCGCCCGGTTCGCCGAGCTGCGGTCGAGGCGATCATGGTCCGCTATCCGCGCACCGGCCCGGTGGACTCGCGCACGGTGAGGTGGGTCGGCAGCCGCTCCTGACCCCGGCTCCCGGAGCGGCCCGTGCCGCGTCCGAGCAGGTCCAGCAGCATGTCGGTGGCAACCCGGCCGGCCCGTTCGATGGGTGCGGTGAGGGTGGTGAGCGTGGGGTGGCAGAAGTCGGCGCCGAAGATGTCGTCGCAGCCGACCACGCTGATGTCGGCCGGCACCCGCAGCCCGCGTTCGGCCAGGCGCTTGAGCATGCCGATCGCGAGCAGGTCGTTGAACGCGAGCACGGCGGTGGCGTCCGCGTGCACCGCGGCGTCGGCCGCGGCGGCCCCGGAGTGGACGAACGGGGTGAACGGCCCGAGGCGCACCGCCGACAGGCCGAGCCGCTGCGCGGTGGACCGCACAGCCCGCCAGCGCCGTCCGTTGGACCACGAGCTGGTCGGGCCCCCGGCGTAGGCGAGACGGCGGTGGCCGAGCGACGCCAGGTGCTCGACGGCCTGCGCCGTGCCGCCTGCGCTGTCGATCAGGACCGCGCTCACGCCGGGGATGCTGCGGTTGAGCGCGACGAGCGGGATCGTGGTCGCGGCGCGTCCCAGCTCCGCGTCGGGCAGCCGGGAGGCCGCGAGGATCAGCCCGTCCACCGACTTCCGCAGCCGGTCGATGTGGCCGGCCTCCACATCGGCCGACTCCTCTGTGTCCACGAGCAGCTGGGCGTACCCGGCCGCCGCGCTCTGCTGCTGGGTGCCGCGGATGACGTCGAAGAAGAACGGGTTGGTGATGTCGGGGATCAGGAGGGCGATCGTCTCGGTGCGTCCCGACAGCAGCGAGCGGGCCCGCGGGTTGGGCTGGTAGCCCAACTCCTCCGCGGCAGCCACGACCCGCAGCCGGGTGGCCTCGCTGACCCGACCGGGCCGCGTGAGGGCCCGCGAGACCGTCGAGACGGCGACGCCGCAGCGCGCGGCGACGTCGCTGATGGTGGGCGACCGGCTCGGGGACGCCGGTCCGTTGGCGGGGGCCATCGATCCCTCCCCTCGGGCCCGCAGGATGCCAGCCCTTGGCAACTCTTGGCAAAGGGTTGCCACGCTCTCGGGTGAGTCCTAGCGTTCCGCCAACGACAGCGGTGTCGCCGGACAAGGAGGTCCAGATGGGTGCGAACCGGAGAACCGTCGTGCTGGCCGTCGGCGCGGTCTTCTCGCTGCTCGCGCTGGCCGCGTGTGGTGGAGGGGGCGGACAGGGCGGCGGCTCGGGCGGGGGCGGCCAGCTGGACGTGCTCGTCGGGGCCAACTCGAACTATCCCGAGCAGCAGCAGGAGTGGTTCACACACATCCAGGACGCTTTCCGCGCGCGCACCGGTGCCGAGGTCCGGTTCGAGACGTTCGCTTCTGCCGCCGACGAGCAGAAACGGATCCAGACGGCGGTCGTCTCCGGCGAGGGGCCCGACGTCTACTCGCTCGGCACGACGTTCACCCCGGTCGCACAGGCCACCAGGGCTTTCGTCGAGCTCGGCGACGCGGAGTGGGCCGCGATCGGTGGGCGGGAGCGGTTCACCCCCGCGACCCTCGCGATGTCCGGGCCGGACGCCACCCACCAGGTCGGAATCCCGTTCCTGTCCCGGCCGTTCGCGATGGCCTACAACACCGAGCTCTTCGCGCAGGCCGGCCTCTCCGGCCCGCCCACAACCTGGGACCAGTTCGTCGAGTACGGCAAGCAGCTGACCAAGGACGGGGTGTACGGGGCCGCGATCGCCTACTCGGACGACTACGACCCGTGGAAGTTCATCTGGATGTTCGCCAACCAGTACGGCAACAAGCTGGTCGACGGCGACCGGGTCCGCCTCGACGACCCCACCGTCCAGCGGGCGTACCAGGAGTACTTCGGGTTCCTCACCGAGGACCGCATCGTCTCGCCCGAGGCGGTCGGGTGGAAGAACCCGCAGGCGCTGGCCTCGTTCGCCGAGGGCAAGGCGGCGATGATGCTGATGACGACGCCGACGTCGATCCCCACGCTCGAGAAGTCCGCCGTCGCCGGGAAGTTCGCGTACGCGCCGATGCCGGCCGTGCCACCCGGGGAGAGCGCGCTTGCCCCCGGTGGCGTGCCCGCGACGACGATCGTCTCTGGCGACAACATCGCCATCGCCGACTACTCCGACAACAAGGACCTCGCGCTGCAGTTCGTCGAGCTGGTGACGAGCGAGGAGGAGCAGCTGCACTACACCGAGGTGTTCGGCGACCTTCCGACCAACGCCGCGGCGGCACAGAAGGTCACCTCGTCGAACGCGCAGCTGGCCCCGATCCTGCAGGCAGGCGCCACCGCGGTGCCCACGCCGTTCACCGGCGCATGGTCGGAGGTGCAGCTCGCGCTCACGAACGTCACCGTGCAGTCGCGCGCCGAGCTCGCCGCCGGCGGGGTGCCGCCGGAGGTCATCGCCGCCCGGCTCGCCGAGGCGCAGGGGACGTCACAGGCCGCTCTCGACCGGGCCGGGCAGTAGGCGGGGGAGAGGCCGTGACGAGCGCCGCAACCGCCCGCCGGGGACGTCCGCTGTGGCTGATGGCCCCCGGCGGCGCCTTGCTCGTGGTGATCATCGCCGTGCCGGCGGTGCTGGCCGTCTGGATGTCGCTGCTCGCCCTCGACCAGTACAGCCTGCGCGAGTGGCTCGCCGCGCCGTTCATCGGAGTGGAGAACTACGGCGAGGCGTTCACCGGAGGGCGGCTGCTGCACGCGGTCTGGGTGAGCGTCGCGTTCGGCGTGCTCACGACGCTGCTCACGCTGCCGCTCGGGGTCGCGGCGGCGCTCGCCGTGCACAACCGGTTCCGCGGACGCGGGCTGGTGCGCTCGATCTTCCTCGTGCCGTTCGTGCTCCCGTCGTTCGTCACGGCGACGATCTGGCGAACGTTGTTGCAGCCGAGCGGCGCGGTGAACCACACGCTCGGCGCCTTCGGCGTGGACGGCGGCATGTGGCTGATCGGCGAGCGCAGCTTCTGGACGCTGGTGCTGGTCGACACGTGGGCGGCGTGGCCGTTCGTCTACCTGATGGCCCTCGCCGGGCTGCAGGTGATCGACCGCGAGGCACACGAGGCCGCGGCGCTCGACGGCGCGAGCTGGTGGCAGAAGCTGCGCTGGGTGGTGCTGCCGTACCTGCGCGGCCCGCTGGCGCTCGCAGTGATCATCGCGACGCTGCACCACATCAACAACTTCACGCTGCCGTTCGTGCTGTTCGGCAGCCCGGCGCCGCGCCCGGTGGAGGTGCTGCCGATGCTGACCTACACCACGTCGTTCGAGACGTTCCGGTTCGGGCTGGGCTCGGCGATGGCGATCCTGTCGATCGTCCTCATCGCGATCCCGCTCTTCGTCTACCTGCGGGCCGTCCGGCTCGACACCGGTGAGCGGGGTGCGTCGTGACCGCCGTCGACACGCCGAGCCCACCCGCGACGACCGCGCGACCGCCGGCGCATGTGCCGCGCTACCGCCAGCCCGACGTCACCGCCATGCTGCCGCGCTGGCTGCGCGCCGCCGTGCTGGCCCTGCTGCTCGCGCTGGTGCTCGTGCCGGTCGGCTACATCGCGCTGGCCTCGTTCATGCCCGACGTGGACGTCGCCAACGGACAGGTCGTGCCCGACGAGATCACGGTCACCAACTACGTCGACATGTGGACCACCGTCGACCTCGGGGGCGGGCTCGCGAACAGCCTGCTCGTGTCCGGGGCGGTCGCCGTGGTCTCCGCGCTGCTCGCCGTCGTCACCGCGTACTGCCTCGTGCGGGTCGCGTTCCGCGGCCGGCTCGCCATCCTCCGCGCGCTCGTGGCGCTGCAGAGTGTGCCCGGCACCCTGTTGCTGCTGCCGATCTTCGTGCTGTTCTCCTCGGCGCGCACCTACCTGGACATCACGATCGTCGGCACCCGCTTCGGCCTGATCGTCACGTACCTGACCTTCGCGCTGCCGTTCTCCACCTGGGTGATGGTCACCTACCTGCGTGGACTGCCCCGAGAGCTGGAGGAGGCGGCGATGATCGACGGGTGCACCACGATCGGGGTGCTGCGCCGGATCGTGATCCCGCTCAGCTGGCCGGGGATCATCGTGGCGGCGGTGTTCGCGTTCCTGCTCGGCTGGAACGACGTGTTGTTCGCGTCGGTGATGACCCGCCCGGAGACCCAGACCGCCGCCGTCGTCCTGCAGGTCTTCGGGCAGACCCAGGAGGGCGGCGCGCTGCCGCTCTACGGCCAGCTGATGGCATCTGCGCTGGTCTGCGCGCTGCCCGTCGTCGTGCTCTACCTCGTCTTCCAGCGCTACCTCGTCGGTGGCCTCACGGCAGGAGGAGTCAAGTGAGGTTCTCGGTGTTCACGGCCGCCACCCCGGACTGGACCCCGGAGGAGGCAGTGACCCGGCTGGCCGACCAGGGCTGGGAGGGCGTCGAGTGGCGGGTGGTCGACCAGCAGGACGCCCCCGAGCCGGGCTTCTGGGCCGGCAACCGCTGCACCTGGCCGCTCAGCTCGCTCCGCGGCGACGTCCCGCGCATCCGGAAGCTGACCGAGGAGGCAGGCCTGGCGATGTCGGGTATCGGCGGCTACGCCTCCTGCCACGAGCGCGACGACGTCGAGACGCTCCTCGCCGCCACCGCGGAGCTCGGCGCAGGCCGGGTGCGCGTGCGCACCCCCGGGCTCGACGGGACGCCCTACCCGGAGCTCTTCGACGGCGCGCGGCGGGCGTTCGCGTGGGTCGCGGAGCGGGCCGCCCACCACGGCGTGAAGGCCCTCGTCGAGCTGCACCACCAGACGATCGTGTCGAGTGCGTCGGCCGCGCTGCGGCTGCTGGACGGGCTCGACCCGGCGGCCGTTGGCGTCATCCACGACCTCGGCAACCTCGTCATCGAAGGCGGCGAGGACAACCGCGCCGGGCTCGAGATGCTCGGGCCCTACCTCGCGCACGTGCACGTCAAGAACTGCTCGTGGTACCCCGTCGAGACCGGCGACGACGGCACCGTGCGGTGGGAGCACCGCTGGGACGAGCTCCCCACCGGGCAGGTGGACGTGCACGGCTACCTGCGCACCCTGCGGGAGGTCGGCTACGACGGCTGGGTCACGCTCGAGGACTTCTCCACGGCCCGGCCGCTCGCCGAGCGCACCGCCCGTGATCTCGCCTACCTCCGCGCCGGGTTGTAGTCCATCTTCGTGGGTTCACTGCTGGAGCGCGGCGCGGAGAGCCGAGTCCAGGTCGGGGTGGCGGAACGTGAAGGCGCTCCTCGTGAGCCGGTCGGGGAGGACTCGCAGGCTGCCGAGTACTTCGGGTGCGACCTCGCCCATGACGAGGCGCAACGGCCAGATCGGAAGCCGGAGCATGGCCGGCCTGTCCAGTTCGCGGGCTAGGGCGGTGGCGAACTCGCGGCTGCGCGCCGGGTTCGGGGCGGTGATGTTGTACGGCCCGCGCGCCTGGGGATCCGCGGCCAGGAAGCGGATGGCACGGATGGTGTCGTCCAACGAGACCTGGCTCCAGAACTCGCGGCCAGAGCCGATCGTGGCTCCGAGCCCGGATCGGAACCACGGCAGGAGCTGCGGCAGGACGCCGCCCTCCCGGGAGAGTACGAGGCCCATGCGGAGGTGACACACCCGGACGCCGGCATCCTGCGCCGGCCGAGTTGCCGCCTCCCAGCGTTGGGCGACGAGGGGAAGAAAGCCACGTGAGACGGGGGCGGATACCTCGGTCAGCGGTTCGTCGCCCCGGTCGACGCCGTACCAGCGCATCCCGGAAGCGGAGATCAGCACGGCGGGGCGGGCCTCGGCGCACAGCTCGGCCAGCGCGGCGGTCGTCTCGATCCTGCTGTCGAGCAGCACCTTCTTGTAGGAGGGCGTCCACCGGCGGTCGCCGAGGCCCGCGCCTGCGAGGTTCACGACCAGGTCGGCGCCGACGAGGTCGTCCTGCGTCGGCGGCCACCGGACTTCTCCGGGCGCCCGCGGCGCGCGCCGGACCAGGCGCGTGACGACACAGCCGTCCCGCTCCAGCGACCGGCACAGCGCGGTGCCCAGCAGGCCGCCGGCCCCGGCGATCACCACGTTCATCCGGTGCTCACGCTCAACGTCGTCAGGAAGGCCGCGCCGACGAGCCCGAGCATCGTCCACGCGAGCTGTCGGAGGCGGCGTTGGAAGCCCGGCAGCTCCTCCGGCAGCGCGAACACCCGTGCGGGCCAGTGCCGCCAGGACACGTGGACGAACACGGCGCCGGCGAGCAGGTACAGCACGAGCGCGATGCAGTAGCCGAGCCGGACCTCCGGTCGGCTGACCAGCACCGCCAGGTCGGTGGTCAGCAGCGCCGCGACCAGTGCGACCACCGGACGGCGGTTCCCCTGCGCCAGGGTCAGGAGGAACTCCTCGCGGTGCACGTGGTCGGGGAAGAACCGGTCGACGCGGGGTTGCACGACCGTGAGGCTGTAGATCATCGACCCGAGCCAGACCGCTGCCAGTGCCAGGTGGGCGACCGTGACCGCCGTCGCCACGGCGGCGGTATCGATCATGGACTGAGATTAGCCGGGCTCGAGCCGGCGAGCACGAGCACCCGGACTCGTGCGCGAGGTATGCCGGCCCGAGCCGGGAACGGCGCGCCCGACGACAGTTTCATCGCACGGGAAACCATCCACAAGCTCGAGATCGACCTGAGGGTTCTCGGTCGAAGATCGAAAAGCCCTGAGGTCGACGTCGACCGTGTGGATGGTTTCCGCGGCCGGTCACCGATGAAAGGCGGGAACGCGTCGACCACCCCTCACCCACCATGATCCAGACTGGTCTCGGTTGCTCATCGCTCTCGCTGCGGCCATGAGCACCCGATACTGAGGACCTTGCAAGGCGCGACCGCTAACCCTTGATCGAGCCAGCCGTGAGCCCCTGCATGATCCGCTGGTTGAGGAAAAGGTAGAGCACGAGCACTCCGGTCACCGTGATGCAGATGGCCGCCATCAGCGGGCCGTAGTCGAGGGCGCCGTACTCGCCGCTGAAGTTCAGCAGGCCGGCCTGGATCGTGTTGAGCTCGCGGCGGTTGGCGAAGGTGATGGCGAAGAGCAGGTCGTTCCAGATGAGGAAGAACTGCACGAGTGCGACGGTGAGCACGGCGTTGCGCACCATCGGGAACCCGATGGAGAAGAAGGAGCGGACGATGCTCGCCCCGTCGATCGTGGAGGCCTCGAAGATCTCGCGCGGGATCGCGCGGAAGTAGGTGGCCATCATGAGGATCGTCAACGGGAGGCCGTGGGCGGTGTAGGTGATGATCAGCGGCCACAGGGTGCCCGTCAGGCGCAGGTTGAAGTAGATCGTGAAGAGCGGGAGCAGGATCATCTGTCCGGGGATCATGATGCCGGCCAGCACGGTGAGCAGCACCGTGTTGCGGCCTTTCCACACCATCACCTCGAGCGCGAACCCGGCGGCCACCCCGAGCAGGATGATGAGCAGGAGCGAGGGGACGGTCGCCACGACGCTGTTGCGGATCGTCGTGGCGAGCGAGCCGGTCTCCCACGCCGTCGCGTAGTTGTCCCAGCGGAACTCGGCGGGGAGTGCCCACGACGGCGTGCTGATGAACTCCTGGCTGGACTTCAGCGAGTTCATGAACAGCCAGAACAGCGGGTACAGCTCGATCACCAGCAACACGGCGATGCCGATCGCTACCGGTACGCGCCGCACCAGCTCGCCCACGCTCCGGCGCCTGCGCCGGTTCCGGACCGGCTCGGCGGTCAGGGTGGGCCGGGGATCGGTCAGGGTGGCCACGTCTCCTCCCCTCAGGCCGTGATGTCGCGTCGCGCCGAGCGGAAGACCACGACCGTAACGGCGAAGCACATGATCGTGAGTAGCAGCGCGATCGTGCTCCCGTATCCGTAGTCGCCGTAGGCGAAAGCGGTGCGGTACATGTACAGAGTCAATGGCGTGTTGCTCGTGCCCGGTCCGCCGTTGGTGAGCGCGAGCACGGAGTCGAACACCTTGATGGTGCCGTTCAGGCTGAAGATCACCGACGACAGCAGGATCGGCAGTGACAGCGGCAGCACGATGTGGCGGAAGAGCGACCAGCGACGTGCGCCGTCGAGCCTCGCCGATTCCAGGATGTCCTCCGGGATGTCGAGCAGCCCCGCGTAGATGAGCACGCCGTAGAAGCCCATCGAGCGCCACAGGTCCATCACGATGATGACGATGAACGCGGTGTCGCCCGCGCCGAGCCAGTCGACGCCGCCGAGGCCGACGTTCACGAGCAGCTCGTTCACCACACCGTCGCGGGGCGCCGACTGGAACAGCTTCTGGTAGAGCAGCGCGATCGCCACCGTCGGGATGACGACCGGGAAGAACACGAGCGTGCGGACGAACGACGAGAGCCTGCGCAGCACGAACACGTAGAACAGCGCGAGGGCGTAGCCCACCACCACCTGTCCGAGTGACATGAGCGCCGCGTACTTCACGGTGAACGCGAACGCCTCGTGCACGTCCGGATCGGCGACGAGCCGGGCGAAGTTGTCGAACCCGGCGAACCGGAAACCCTCGAGCGCGTTGCCCTTGAAGAACGTGTAGCCGAGCGACCACACGACCGGCACGAGCATCGCGAGCGTGTACACGAGAAGGGCGGGGCCGAGCAGGATCGCAATGGCCCTGCGGTCGCCGAGTACGGATCTCATCTCAGCCGGCGTCGAGGTCCGTCTGGAGCATCTGCATGAACTCCTCCGGCGACAGCTGGCCCGTGACGAGCAGCGGTGCGTTGTTCGACGAGTCCTGGCCGGCCTTCGCGTTGAACAGGGCCTCGAACCACAGCACGCTCTCCGTGCTGTTCGAGATGCGCTGCTGGACGTCCTGCGTGATCGCGGGCTGCTCGGGGACCTCGCCCTGGATCTTGAACCCGGAGATGGTGTTCTCCTCGACGAGCGAGCGTTCCCCGAAGTTCTCGGTCATGCACTTGAGCCAGTCCGCGACCCGCGGGCTGAAGGTCTCCGAGCCGAACGTCGACGGCAGGCCGACGTTGGAGGGGTACTGGTCGATGGACCCGGCCCCGCCCTCCACCGCCGGGAACGGCATGAACCCGACGTTGTCCAGGCCGATCTGGTTCTTCTCCGGGTTGTTCACGGCCGACAGCGCCCAGGTGCCCATGTAGTACATCGCCGCGTTGCCGTTCAGGAACTCGTTCTGCGCGCTGTCGAAGTCGAGCGACGTGACGTTCTGCCCGAGGTAGCCCTTTCGGCCGAGATCCGCGATGACGGCGGCCGCCCTCACGTACTCCGGATCGGTGAGCTTCGCCGTGCCATCGGCGACGGCCTGCAGGGCGTTCGGGCCGAGTGAGCGGTAGAGGTAGCCGCTGATCAGGCGAGTGATCGGCCAGCCCTGCTCGCCGGAAGCGGCAAAGGGCTGGATCCCCTTCGCGGCGAAGGCGTCGGCGATCCGCATCAGCTCGCCCCACGTCTTCGGCTCCGAGAAACCGTTCTCGGCGAAGTAGGCCTTGTTGTAGAAGATGCCCTCGATGTTGAACTGGAAGGGCAGGAAGTTGAACGCCCCGCCGTAGAGCTTCTTGATCGTCGAGATCGCGGCCGGTTCGATCCGGTCGAGCACGCCCAGCTTCTGCAGCTCCTGCTCGAAGTCGACGAGCTTGCCCGCTTTCCACAGCTTCACACCCTCGGCCGGCGTGCCACCCGCGGCGAACATGACGGGGAGCGCGTCCTGGCCCGCGAGCAGCTGGATCTGGGCGTCGAGCTCACCCTGCGGGATCGAGCTGATGTCGAGCGGCAGCGCCGCGTTCTGCGCGGCGCACTTGTCCTGGGCCAGCGACTCCAGCACCGGCGCGATGTTGCCGTTCTCGACGTTGTAGAGGTACGTCAGCTTGCCCGGGTCCTGTGCGGCCCCGCCGCTCTCGCCGCCCCCGCCGCAGGCGGCGAGCAGTACGGCGGACGTCATCGCCGCGCCGACGACGATGCAACGACGCCATGGGCGCCGACGATGAGCCGTGGTCACAGTTCCTCCTCGAACGCGACGCGCCGCTTGAGACGTTTCAAACGAGGGGAGGTTATCCACGGTGCAAAGGGGGTGTCAAGGCAGGTGGGGCCCACCAGGCTCGCGTTCTTCCGACGAACGGCGCGTTGGTCGGAACCTATCCGGCGAACGCGCCGTTCGTCGGAAAGGGTCGGTTACCTGGGGCTATGAGCTCGTGGGGTCGATCACGGCGCCCGCGGCTGTCGACACGGCCACGGCCGTCGCGCTACCGTCGTTGAAACGTTTCGAGAGCCGAGGAGGACTCGTGGGCTCGTTCGGCGGGAGGCGGGTGCTCGTCACGGGTGGGGCGGGGGCGCTGGGGAGCGTCATCGTCCGCTCGTTCGTGGCCGCGGGCGCGGACGTCGCGATCCTCGACCTCGACGCGGGGCGAGCGGGGGCGCTCGCCGACGAGCTGGACGGGAACGGGCAACGGGTTCGACCGGTCGGGGCCGACCTCACCGACCACGACGCCACGCTGGCGGCGATCACACCCGTGCTCGACGGATGGGGCGGGATCGACATCCTGGTCAACGCGGCGGGCGGCGGCACCGTGAAGCCCTTCGCCGAGATGGACGCGGCGACGTGGCGCGTCCAGATGGCCCGCAACCTGGACTCGGTCTTCCACGCCACGCGCGCCGTGCTGCCCGACATGCTGGAGCGCCGCGACGGGCGCATCGTCAACATCGCCTCGGTGGCCGCGATCGCGGGTGGCCGGCTGGTCCGCGGCGCCACCGCGTACGCGACGGCGAAGGCGGGGGTCGTCGGGCTCACGAAGGCGCTCGCCATCGAGGTCGCGGAGCGGGGCGTGACCGTGAACGCGCTGGCACC encodes:
- a CDS encoding helix-turn-helix domain-containing protein, producing the protein MDNRAEVKEFLSSRRAKITPQQAGLAIFGRNRRVPGLRRSEVADLAGVSVEYYAQLERGDLRGVSDSVLEALARALKLDEAERAHLTDLAHAAGPAPRTRRKPPTQAVRPSVQRILDGMTEVPAFVLNGRLDVLAANPLAVALFAPVFADPARPVNHARFNFLDPRAHDFWIDWERAADDAVATLRTAAGRNPYDKELTDLVGELCTRSDAFRVRWAAHDVHLHRTGIKHIRHPVVGELHLSYEVMELPADPGQALVAFSAEKGTPDDDALRLLASWAATHNPADALAPPATP
- a CDS encoding LacI family DNA-binding transcriptional regulator, with product MAPANGPASPSRSPTISDVAARCGVAVSTVSRALTRPGRVSEATRLRVVAAAEELGYQPNPRARSLLSGRTETIALLIPDITNPFFFDVIRGTQQQSAAAGYAQLLVDTEESADVEAGHIDRLRKSVDGLILAASRLPDAELGRAATTIPLVALNRSIPGVSAVLIDSAGGTAQAVEHLASLGHRRLAYAGGPTSSWSNGRRWRAVRSTAQRLGLSAVRLGPFTPFVHSGAAAADAAVHADATAVLAFNDLLAIGMLKRLAERGLRVPADISVVGCDDIFGADFCHPTLTTLTAPIERAGRVATDMLLDLLGRGTGRSGSRGQERLPTHLTVRESTGPVRG
- a CDS encoding ABC transporter substrate-binding protein encodes the protein MGANRRTVVLAVGAVFSLLALAACGGGGGQGGGSGGGGQLDVLVGANSNYPEQQQEWFTHIQDAFRARTGAEVRFETFASAADEQKRIQTAVVSGEGPDVYSLGTTFTPVAQATRAFVELGDAEWAAIGGRERFTPATLAMSGPDATHQVGIPFLSRPFAMAYNTELFAQAGLSGPPTTWDQFVEYGKQLTKDGVYGAAIAYSDDYDPWKFIWMFANQYGNKLVDGDRVRLDDPTVQRAYQEYFGFLTEDRIVSPEAVGWKNPQALASFAEGKAAMMLMTTPTSIPTLEKSAVAGKFAYAPMPAVPPGESALAPGGVPATTIVSGDNIAIADYSDNKDLALQFVELVTSEEEQLHYTEVFGDLPTNAAAAQKVTSSNAQLAPILQAGATAVPTPFTGAWSEVQLALTNVTVQSRAELAAGGVPPEVIAARLAEAQGTSQAALDRAGQ
- a CDS encoding carbohydrate ABC transporter permease; its protein translation is MTSAATARRGRPLWLMAPGGALLVVIIAVPAVLAVWMSLLALDQYSLREWLAAPFIGVENYGEAFTGGRLLHAVWVSVAFGVLTTLLTLPLGVAAALAVHNRFRGRGLVRSIFLVPFVLPSFVTATIWRTLLQPSGAVNHTLGAFGVDGGMWLIGERSFWTLVLVDTWAAWPFVYLMALAGLQVIDREAHEAAALDGASWWQKLRWVVLPYLRGPLALAVIIATLHHINNFTLPFVLFGSPAPRPVEVLPMLTYTTSFETFRFGLGSAMAILSIVLIAIPLFVYLRAVRLDTGERGAS
- a CDS encoding carbohydrate ABC transporter permease, with protein sequence MTAVDTPSPPATTARPPAHVPRYRQPDVTAMLPRWLRAAVLALLLALVLVPVGYIALASFMPDVDVANGQVVPDEITVTNYVDMWTTVDLGGGLANSLLVSGAVAVVSALLAVVTAYCLVRVAFRGRLAILRALVALQSVPGTLLLLPIFVLFSSARTYLDITIVGTRFGLIVTYLTFALPFSTWVMVTYLRGLPRELEEAAMIDGCTTIGVLRRIVIPLSWPGIIVAAVFAFLLGWNDVLFASVMTRPETQTAAVVLQVFGQTQEGGALPLYGQLMASALVCALPVVVLYLVFQRYLVGGLTAGGVK
- a CDS encoding sugar phosphate isomerase/epimerase; protein product: MRFSVFTAATPDWTPEEAVTRLADQGWEGVEWRVVDQQDAPEPGFWAGNRCTWPLSSLRGDVPRIRKLTEEAGLAMSGIGGYASCHERDDVETLLAATAELGAGRVRVRTPGLDGTPYPELFDGARRAFAWVAERAAHHGVKALVELHHQTIVSSASAALRLLDGLDPAAVGVIHDLGNLVIEGGEDNRAGLEMLGPYLAHVHVKNCSWYPVETGDDGTVRWEHRWDELPTGQVDVHGYLRTLREVGYDGWVTLEDFSTARPLAERTARDLAYLRAGL
- a CDS encoding TIGR01777 family oxidoreductase; this encodes MNVVIAGAGGLLGTALCRSLERDGCVVTRLVRRAPRAPGEVRWPPTQDDLVGADLVVNLAGAGLGDRRWTPSYKKVLLDSRIETTAALAELCAEARPAVLISASGMRWYGVDRGDEPLTEVSAPVSRGFLPLVAQRWEAATRPAQDAGVRVCHLRMGLVLSREGGVLPQLLPWFRSGLGATIGSGREFWSQVSLDDTIRAIRFLAADPQARGPYNITAPNPARSREFATALARELDRPAMLRLPIWPLRLVMGEVAPEVLGSLRVLPDRLTRSAFTFRHPDLDSALRAALQQ
- a CDS encoding carbohydrate ABC transporter permease; amino-acid sequence: MATLTDPRPTLTAEPVRNRRRRRSVGELVRRVPVAIGIAVLLVIELYPLFWLFMNSLKSSQEFISTPSWALPAEFRWDNYATAWETGSLATTIRNSVVATVPSLLLIILLGVAAGFALEVMVWKGRNTVLLTVLAGIMIPGQMILLPLFTIYFNLRLTGTLWPLIITYTAHGLPLTILMMATYFRAIPREIFEASTIDGASIVRSFFSIGFPMVRNAVLTVALVQFFLIWNDLLFAITFANRRELNTIQAGLLNFSGEYGALDYGPLMAAICITVTGVLVLYLFLNQRIMQGLTAGSIKG
- a CDS encoding carbohydrate ABC transporter permease, yielding MRSVLGDRRAIAILLGPALLVYTLAMLVPVVWSLGYTFFKGNALEGFRFAGFDNFARLVADPDVHEAFAFTVKYAALMSLGQVVVGYALALFYVFVLRRLSSFVRTLVFFPVVIPTVAIALLYQKLFQSAPRDGVVNELLVNVGLGGVDWLGAGDTAFIVIIVMDLWRSMGFYGVLIYAGLLDIPEDILESARLDGARRWSLFRHIVLPLSLPILLSSVIFSLNGTIKVFDSVLALTNGGPGTSNTPLTLYMYRTAFAYGDYGYGSTIALLLTIMCFAVTVVVFRSARRDITA